The Burkholderiales bacterium genome has a window encoding:
- a CDS encoding response regulator transcription factor, whose product MRILIVEDDRDIAANLYDYLESRGHVVDAAADGVTGLHLAVTADFDALLLDLNLPVIDGLTLCRRLREDAGRDTPVLMLTARDTLADKLDGFAQGADDYLVKPFALREVEARLLALHKRRSGKVADPELRVGELVFDTDRLKIVFAGEPVRLPPKSMRLLECMMARPHHVFSRAELELAIWGEEQATSDTLRSHMHTLRRALARAGGFDPIESVHGIGYRLVAHNAH is encoded by the coding sequence ATGCGCATCCTGATTGTCGAAGACGACCGCGACATCGCCGCCAACCTCTACGATTATCTGGAAAGCCGCGGCCATGTCGTCGATGCGGCCGCCGATGGCGTCACCGGCCTGCACCTCGCCGTCACTGCGGATTTCGACGCCCTCCTGCTCGATCTCAATCTGCCGGTCATCGATGGTCTGACGCTGTGCCGGCGCCTGCGCGAAGACGCCGGCCGCGATACGCCGGTACTGATGCTGACCGCGCGCGATACGCTGGCCGACAAGCTCGATGGTTTTGCGCAGGGCGCCGACGATTACCTGGTCAAGCCGTTTGCATTGCGCGAAGTCGAAGCCAGGTTGCTGGCGCTGCACAAGAGGCGCAGTGGTAAGGTGGCTGACCCCGAACTTCGCGTCGGCGAACTGGTATTCGATACCGACAGGTTGAAAATCGTATTTGCCGGAGAGCCCGTCAGGCTGCCGCCGAAATCGATGCGCTTGCTCGAATGCATGATGGCGCGGCCGCATCACGTTTTCTCCCGCGCCGAACTCGAACTCGCGATCTGGGGCGAAGAGCAAGCGACCAGCGATACCCTGCGCAGCCACATGCACACGCTGCGCCGTGCGCTCGCGCGGGCGGGCGGCTTTGATCCGATCGAATCCGTGCACGGCATCGGCTACCGCCTCGTCGCACATAATGCGCACTAA